GCAACATTTGCCTAGCCGCAAAAAATTGGACGAATTTTTTGAAGGGGCGGTGGCGATGGATATCTCATCCTATGTGCTGCTGAGTCACGAGCAGGCGCTAAGGCGTCGTCTCGACGTGAGCGCGAATAATATGGCCAATATCTCGACGGCCGGGTTCAAGCGCGAGGCACCGGTGTTCCGCGAGTATGTGGAGCAGGCCGGGGGCGGCGCGGACGCGCCCGTCAAGACGACGTCGATGGTGCTCGACTATGGCGCGGTGCATGACCAGAGCGCGGGCGCGTTCACCGTCACCGGCAACTCGCTCGACGTGATGATCGACGGGCCCGGCTATCTGGCCGTGGAAACGCCCGAGGGCGGCATCGCCTACACGCGCGCCGGATATCTGAAGGTCGGCGAGGACGGCACGCTGCAGACTGCGGGCGGGCTGACCCTGCTCGGCGAGGGCGGTCGCCCGATCGCCATTCCCCCTGAACAGGCGGGGCAGGTCAGCATCGGCAAGGACGGCACCGTCAGCGCGGGCGACGCGCAGGTCGGGCGCGTCGCGGTAACGGTGTTCGACGACGAGCGCATGGTCGACCCGCGCGGCGACGGCACCTTTGCCGGCACCGGCGGGCGCGAGCTCGGCGCGGAGCAGACCAAACTCAAATCCGGCGGCGTCGAAGGATCGAACGTCCAGGCAATCGTCGAGACCACCAACATGGTCGAGATCCTGCGCGCCTATCAGACGAGCATGAAGATGTCGGAGGCGCTGGGCGACATGCGCAAGACCGCGATCGACAAGCTTGGCCGCTTCGGCTGACCCCATTTCCACGGAGACTGATCCATGCGTACCC
The genomic region above belongs to Sphingomonas sp. J315 and contains:
- a CDS encoding flagellar hook-basal body protein, translated to MDISSYVLLSHEQALRRRLDVSANNMANISTAGFKREAPVFREYVEQAGGGADAPVKTTSMVLDYGAVHDQSAGAFTVTGNSLDVMIDGPGYLAVETPEGGIAYTRAGYLKVGEDGTLQTAGGLTLLGEGGRPIAIPPEQAGQVSIGKDGTVSAGDAQVGRVAVTVFDDERMVDPRGDGTFAGTGGRELGAEQTKLKSGGVEGSNVQAIVETTNMVEILRAYQTSMKMSEALGDMRKTAIDKLGRFG